In Streptomyces liangshanensis, the DNA window GCAGCGCGGCGACCGTGCCGCGCGCGGTGGCCGCCCAGTCGGCGTACAGCTCACGGGCCGCGTCGTCGAGGAAGATGAAGCGGGCCATGTTCCGCTCGCGCTGCGGCAGCGCGTCGAAGTCCGCGAAGAGCGCGCGTGCCATCGCGTTGGACGCCAGGACGTCCAGGCGGCGGCCGATCACCTGCGCCGGGGTGCCGGTGAGGGTGTCGAGGATGCGGTACATCCCGGGCCGTACCCGCTGCGGCGGCAGGGGCCTGGCCAGCTTGCGGGTGGGCCTGGCCAGGGCGAAGAGGTGCCCGCGCTCGGTGTCGTCGAGGCGCAGGGCCCGCGCGACCGCGTCGAGCACGCTCTCCGAGACGTTGGTGCCGCGCCCCCGCTCCAGCCGTACGTAGTAGTCGACACTCACCCCGGCCAGCTGGGCGACCTCCTCGCGCCGCAGCCCCGGGACCCGCCGCGTCCCGGGGTGCGGGGGCAGGCCCGCGTCCTCGGGGGTCACGCGCGCCCGCCGGGAGCGCAGGAACTCCCGCAGCTCGCTGTTGCCCCCGCCCGCGGGGGAGCCGCCCGGGCGTGCGTCGGCCGCGCCTTGGCCGCCGGGGCCTGCGCCGCCCGGGCCTGCGCCGCCTGAGGTGGGGATGTCGGTCATCCATCCAGCGTAGAACCAGGTCACAGGCCCCGCGACGCGCCAGAGGGGTACTGCCGGACCCCCGGTGGAGCGGTACCCGTCCTGACCCCTGCGGGCGGGGTCCCCCGGTGGTTGTGTGGAGGGTGGGACACGGCGGCCGGAAGGCCGAGGAACGAGGAGCGGGGAGCGGGATGAAGCGCGGGATTCTGGGCGGTACGGGCATGTCGGTCAGCGAGGTCGCGCTGGGGACGATGATGTTCGGCGCGACGGGCAACCCCGACCACGACGAGTCGGTACGGATGATCCACCGCGCCCTGGACGCCGGGGTGAACCTCGTGGACACCGCCGACGTCTACAGCGGCGGCGAGTCCGAGGAGATCGTCGGCAAGGCCCTCAAGGGCCGCCGCGACGAGGTGGTCCTCGCGACGAAGTTCGGCTGGCCGGCGGGCGGCGACCCCAACCGCCAGGGCGGCTCGCCGCGTTGGATCGTCCGGGCGGTGGAGGACAGCCTGCGGCGGCTCGGCACCGACCACATCGACCTCTACCAGTTGCACCGCCCCGACCCGCACACGGACGTGGAGGAGACGCTCGGCGCCCTCTCGGAGCTGGTGCGTTCGGGCAAGGTCCGGGCCATCGGCTCCTCGTGCACCCCCGCCGAGCTGATCGTGGAGGCGCAGTGGGCGG includes these proteins:
- a CDS encoding helix-turn-helix transcriptional regulator; protein product: MTDIPTSGGAGPGGAGPGGQGAADARPGGSPAGGGNSELREFLRSRRARVTPEDAGLPPHPGTRRVPGLRREEVAQLAGVSVDYYVRLERGRGTNVSESVLDAVARALRLDDTERGHLFALARPTRKLARPLPPQRVRPGMYRILDTLTGTPAQVIGRRLDVLASNAMARALFADFDALPQRERNMARFIFLDDAARELYADWAATARGTVAALHLYAGRNPHDPRLAELIGDLSLGDQDFRRWWADHDVLRRTYGSKRYHHPLVGDLTLDYEALTPTADPDQMLGIYTAEPGSPSAQALSLLASWIQEPAAGHA